The following coding sequences are from one Loxodonta africana isolate mLoxAfr1 chromosome 18, mLoxAfr1.hap2, whole genome shotgun sequence window:
- the PRR15L gene encoding proline-rich protein 15-like protein produces the protein MTEVGWWKLTFLRKKKSTPKVLYAIPDTYAQTDGGTEPPRPEGGSPTSDFNTRLEKIVDKSTKGKHVKVSNSGRFKEKKKVRATLAENPDLFDDREDEGQ, from the coding sequence ATGACTGAAGTTGGTTGGTGGAAGCTGACCTTCCTCCGAAAAAAGAAATCCACTCCCAAGGTGCTGTATGCGATCCCAGACACCTATGCCCAAACGGACGGGGGCACGGAGCCCCCAAGGCCCGAGGGCGGCAGCCCCACCAGCGACTTTAACACCCGCCTTGAGAAGATTGTGGACAAGAGCACAAAAGGCAAGCATGTCAAAGTCTCCAACTCAGGCCGGttcaaggagaagaaaaaagTTCGCGCCACCCTGGCAGAGAACCCTGACCTCTTTGATGACAGGGAGGACGAAGGACAGTGA